The Metabacillus schmidteae genome has a segment encoding these proteins:
- a CDS encoding metal-sulfur cluster assembly factor translates to MDELLKDNIYGALETVIDPELGVDIVNLGLVYDVEQDEEGHTIVTMTLTSMGCPLAATIVEQIKVALQDIPEVKSTEVNIVWNPPWSRDKMSRIAKIALGIQ, encoded by the coding sequence ATGGATGAATTATTAAAAGACAATATTTACGGTGCGTTAGAAACAGTTATAGACCCTGAGCTTGGTGTAGACATTGTCAACCTTGGTCTCGTATACGATGTGGAACAAGATGAGGAAGGCCATACCATTGTAACAATGACCTTAACTTCAATGGGATGTCCTCTAGCAGCTACGATTGTTGAACAAATCAAAGTAGCCCTTCAAGATATCCCCGAAGTAAAAAGTACAGAAGTTAATATCGTATGGAATCCACCTTGGTCCAGAGATAAAATGTCAAGAATAGCAAAAATCGCGTTAGGAATTCAATAA
- a CDS encoding methyl-accepting chemotaxis protein, with protein sequence MTIKNKILFNSMSVLIIAILMIAFIIFNMLSIQSSNQGEVNTLLNVQKLQAEMNSTKQGLNNFSITGTDAQKEEVLVSISNSEELLAELKKDITYEKSVETLNKATSKYEQWKDEVNTVLDSKVGPEAKRQSNRLNGVLNDIHLLNEYANEQYSILQRELANQISFVIISAIVGSIVLIGLSLFITMKITNSITRPLKQLSKNAKEIASGNLVVETITYKGKDELGSLNSSFTQMVEQLKELLFSIETASTNVESFARDLDTENRGLTAITNQVAVSTNEMSIGTQSISSDLQDAVTLIEQMDNNFKENVRSSEESVTFGTEVVSVITDGQGAIELQRTLMVKNQQTSQQIDAATKTFAEYTTEIEDMAKTVSGIADQTNLLALNAAIEAARAGEAGKGFAVVADEVRKLAEEATNSTKHIFNMVDKIKEGISEVRQAVQEGVVIADDQQQSMNTTTEAFVKIGDRVDEMMKRLTSLVDGMNTSKQFGEQVLNSVESISAVVEETAAGNEEISASTTEQLSAFEKIVEKVEMLRKLTDDLQSTMNYFKLK encoded by the coding sequence ATGACCATTAAGAATAAGATTTTATTTAACTCAATGAGTGTTTTAATCATTGCGATATTAATGATTGCGTTCATTATTTTTAATATGCTTTCCATTCAATCATCCAACCAAGGTGAAGTAAATACGTTATTAAATGTACAAAAGCTCCAGGCGGAAATGAATTCTACAAAGCAGGGATTAAATAATTTTTCCATCACTGGAACAGATGCACAAAAGGAAGAGGTTTTAGTAAGTATTTCGAATAGTGAAGAATTATTGGCAGAATTAAAAAAAGATATCACTTATGAGAAAAGTGTGGAAACCTTAAATAAAGCAACCTCAAAATACGAGCAGTGGAAAGATGAAGTGAATACGGTTTTGGATAGTAAAGTTGGTCCGGAAGCGAAGCGACAGTCGAACCGGTTGAATGGAGTTTTAAACGATATTCATCTGTTAAACGAATATGCAAATGAACAATATTCAATCTTACAACGGGAATTAGCGAATCAAATATCTTTTGTTATTATCTCAGCGATTGTTGGAAGTATTGTTTTAATAGGACTATCGTTATTTATCACAATGAAAATAACAAATTCAATTACACGTCCTCTGAAGCAATTATCTAAAAATGCAAAAGAAATTGCTTCAGGAAATCTTGTTGTTGAAACAATTACGTATAAAGGAAAAGACGAATTAGGTTCATTGAACAGCTCGTTTACCCAAATGGTTGAGCAGCTGAAAGAATTATTGTTCTCTATAGAAACAGCAAGTACTAATGTCGAAAGCTTCGCAAGAGATTTAGATACAGAAAATAGAGGACTAACAGCCATAACAAACCAAGTGGCTGTTTCAACAAATGAAATGTCAATTGGTACGCAAAGTATTTCCAGTGACTTACAAGATGCAGTAACATTAATTGAACAAATGGACAATAACTTTAAGGAAAATGTCCGTAGTTCAGAAGAATCGGTTACGTTTGGAACTGAGGTTGTCTCAGTTATAACGGATGGTCAAGGAGCCATTGAATTGCAACGAACTTTAATGGTGAAAAATCAACAAACAAGTCAACAAATAGATGCAGCAACGAAGACATTTGCGGAATATACGACTGAAATTGAAGACATGGCAAAGACTGTTTCAGGTATAGCAGATCAAACAAACCTGTTGGCATTAAACGCAGCGATCGAAGCAGCGCGTGCTGGGGAAGCTGGAAAAGGCTTTGCTGTTGTCGCGGATGAGGTCAGAAAATTAGCAGAAGAAGCTACCAATTCAACGAAGCATATCTTCAACATGGTTGATAAAATTAAAGAAGGCATTTCTGAAGTGAGACAAGCGGTTCAAGAAGGTGTGGTCATTGCAGATGATCAGCAACAATCTATGAATACAACGACTGAAGCATTTGTAAAGATCGGTGATAGAGTAGATGAAATGATGAAGAGGCTCACGTCTTTAGTTGATGGAATGAATACCTCAAAACAGTTTGGTGAACAGGTGTTGAATAGTGTGGAAAGTATTAGTGCAGTAGTAGAGGAAACAGCAGCAGGAAACGAAGAAATTTCCGCCTCTACGACGGAGCAGCTGTCTGCGTTTGAAAAAATTGTGGAAAAGGTTGAGATGTTAAGAAAACTGACGGATGACTTACAATCAACGATGAATTATTTTAAATTAAAATAA
- a CDS encoding YitT family protein → MLKNETMKIIVVIIGAFLNAVGLNMFLIPANVYASGFTGIAQLLSSILEEYTPFFISTGVLLLLLNIPVAILGWLKVGKSFTLYSFLSVAATTVFLGIVPLHSFSQDILLNAVFGGVIVAVGVGITLKYGASTGGLDIIAMILSRMKDKPVGTYFFLFNSIIILTAGLLYGWEKALYTLVALYVSTRVIDAIHTRHAKLTAMIITKKADSLKAAIHSRLVRGITMIPAKGAFTNEPKDMLIIVITRYELYDLEKIIKEEDPNAFTNIVQTTGIFGFFRKE, encoded by the coding sequence ATGCTTAAAAATGAAACAATGAAGATTATTGTCGTCATAATAGGTGCTTTTTTAAATGCTGTTGGCTTAAACATGTTTCTAATCCCTGCAAATGTATATGCAAGCGGATTTACTGGGATTGCCCAGCTTCTATCTAGCATACTTGAGGAATATACACCATTTTTTATTTCGACCGGTGTGTTACTATTACTATTAAATATACCAGTTGCCATTTTAGGATGGTTAAAAGTAGGGAAATCATTTACTTTATACAGTTTCTTGAGTGTTGCAGCCACAACCGTGTTTTTAGGAATAGTACCCCTCCATTCATTTTCCCAAGATATTTTACTGAATGCAGTGTTTGGCGGTGTAATTGTTGCTGTTGGGGTTGGGATTACCTTAAAATACGGTGCCTCAACAGGAGGTCTAGATATTATTGCCATGATTTTATCCCGGATGAAGGATAAGCCGGTTGGAACCTATTTCTTTTTATTTAATTCAATAATTATTCTTACAGCAGGTTTATTATATGGATGGGAAAAGGCATTGTATACATTGGTAGCTCTTTATGTATCAACTAGGGTAATTGATGCAATTCATACAAGACATGCAAAATTAACAGCCATGATCATTACGAAAAAGGCAGATTCGTTAAAGGCGGCCATTCATTCCCGTTTGGTTAGAGGAATCACAATGATTCCTGCGAAAGGTGCATTTACAAATGAACCGAAAGATATGCTTATTATCGTTATTACAAGATATGAACTATATGACCTTGAAAAAATTATTAAAGAAGAAGATCCGAATGCATTTACAAATATTGTTCAAACAACAGGGATATTTGGCTTCTTTAGAAAGGAATAG
- a CDS encoding BsuPI-related putative proteinase inhibitor, whose translation MRLSLFLMSVLISLLLTGCTSDNKGNATGEPNQEMEVLEVMSNELKLDFQVMPSSKETQFIITLTNQSDQLKKLEFHSSQKYEINVTNDKGEEVFIYSEGKMFSQALETALIKSGESMEWEEIWQHERLPAGKYTAKVSVLSHKDENLTMEREWTVPSDK comes from the coding sequence ATGAGATTATCATTATTTCTAATGAGTGTACTAATATCCCTGCTGCTCACAGGTTGCACTTCTGATAACAAAGGTAATGCAACTGGGGAGCCAAATCAGGAAATGGAGGTACTGGAAGTCATGAGCAATGAACTCAAGTTGGATTTTCAAGTGATGCCCTCTTCTAAAGAAACCCAATTTATTATCACCTTAACAAATCAATCAGATCAATTGAAAAAGCTGGAATTTCATAGTAGTCAAAAATATGAAATTAATGTAACAAATGATAAAGGGGAAGAAGTGTTTATTTATTCAGAGGGAAAAATGTTTTCACAAGCACTTGAGACAGCTTTAATTAAATCCGGTGAAAGTATGGAGTGGGAAGAAATTTGGCAACATGAAAGGTTGCCGGCTGGCAAATACACGGCGAAAGTTTCCGTTTTATCTCATAAGGATGAAAATCTCACAATGGAAAGAGAATGGACTGTACCTTCAGATAAGTAA
- a CDS encoding BMP family lipoprotein translates to MKKIASVLGLVFLFAIAGCSQEEATSRVDEKVKIGIMLSDVGLGDQSFSDSAFNGLIKARDELGIRFDYRELKESETYENGLTELVEEDHDIVVGLGFMVQEDLEKIAKKYPDQQFILIDAISELKNVTSITFKEDQGSFLAGVVAALTTKTNKIGFIGGDDVPLIHKFEEGFEEGAKSINPSIQVEATYANDFGNDQLGAKLAREMIQNDVDVLYAAAGFTGVGMLKEAQANKVLAIGVDSDQYFYAEKAVVTSMLKNVDVAMYQLAEQLIKNNKVQTGHIELGIEDDGIGLAPLRVFPFSKEQQDIIEEWKKKLSSDS, encoded by the coding sequence ATCAAGAAAATAGCATCCGTGTTGGGGTTAGTATTTCTTTTCGCGATAGCTGGTTGTTCCCAGGAAGAAGCAACCAGTAGAGTAGATGAGAAGGTGAAGATTGGGATTATGCTGTCTGATGTAGGGTTGGGAGATCAATCCTTTAGTGATTCAGCTTTCAATGGATTAATAAAAGCGAGGGATGAACTGGGTATAAGATTTGATTACCGCGAATTAAAGGAATCAGAAACATATGAAAATGGTTTAACTGAGCTGGTAGAAGAGGATCATGATATCGTTGTTGGTCTTGGTTTTATGGTGCAGGAGGATCTTGAAAAGATAGCTAAAAAATACCCGGATCAACAATTTATTTTAATTGATGCAATTTCGGAATTGAAAAACGTTACATCCATTACATTCAAGGAAGATCAAGGCAGTTTTTTAGCTGGAGTTGTTGCAGCGTTAACGACAAAAACTAATAAAATCGGGTTTATTGGCGGAGATGATGTTCCGCTCATTCATAAATTTGAAGAAGGTTTTGAAGAAGGTGCAAAATCAATTAATCCTTCAATACAGGTTGAGGCTACATATGCGAATGACTTTGGTAATGATCAATTAGGTGCGAAGTTAGCTCGTGAAATGATACAGAACGATGTTGATGTCTTATATGCTGCAGCAGGGTTTACCGGCGTTGGGATGTTGAAGGAAGCACAAGCAAACAAAGTGTTGGCAATTGGAGTAGACAGTGATCAATATTTTTATGCAGAAAAGGCGGTTGTGACTTCCATGTTAAAAAATGTTGATGTGGCAATGTATCAATTAGCGGAACAGTTAATAAAGAACAATAAAGTGCAAACAGGACACATTGAATTAGGGATTGAGGATGATGGAATAGGACTGGCTCCTCTGAGAGTGTTTCCATTTTCAAAAGAACAACAAGACATCATCGAGGAATGGAAAAAGAAACTATCAAGTGACAGCTAG
- a CDS encoding Cof-type HAD-IIB family hydrolase has product MDTKPYLIALDLDGTLLKDDKTISAYNKEMIKKAKEAGHVVCIATGRPFRSSSIYYEELELTTPIVNFNGAYVHHPKDDNWGTYHTTLDLEVVKEIITVAEEHHLHNVLAEIIDDVYFHLHDEKLIDVFSMGHPNITIGDLRENLGQDVTSILIHAAEEDVEKIRTYLSDVHAEVVDHRRWAAPWHVIEIIRAGMNKAIGLQKIASYYNIPQDRIIAFGDEDNDLEMLQYAGQGVAMGNAIDELKKVANKETKTNEEDGIAHYLKEVLSL; this is encoded by the coding sequence ATGGATACAAAACCTTATTTAATCGCTTTAGATTTAGATGGGACACTATTAAAAGATGACAAGACCATTTCAGCTTATAACAAAGAAATGATAAAAAAAGCGAAAGAAGCTGGTCATGTTGTTTGTATCGCAACAGGAAGGCCATTCCGTTCAAGCTCCATTTACTATGAAGAATTAGAACTAACAACACCAATTGTAAACTTTAATGGTGCTTATGTTCATCATCCAAAAGATGATAATTGGGGAACTTATCATACTACACTCGATTTAGAAGTTGTGAAAGAAATCATCACTGTAGCTGAAGAGCACCATTTACATAATGTATTAGCCGAGATTATTGATGACGTGTATTTCCATTTACATGATGAAAAACTAATTGATGTTTTTAGCATGGGACACCCGAATATCACAATTGGAGACTTACGTGAAAACTTAGGTCAAGATGTAACAAGTATTCTTATTCATGCAGCTGAAGAAGATGTAGAAAAAATAAGAACTTATCTATCAGACGTTCATGCTGAAGTTGTTGACCATAGAAGATGGGCTGCACCTTGGCATGTAATTGAAATCATTCGGGCAGGAATGAATAAAGCAATTGGCTTACAAAAAATTGCTTCTTACTATAATATCCCGCAGGATCGGATCATTGCTTTTGGTGATGAAGACAATGACTTGGAAATGCTTCAATATGCAGGTCAGGGAGTCGCAATGGGAAATGCAATTGATGAACTAAAGAAAGTTGCGAATAAAGAAACAAAAACAAATGAAGAAGATGGAATTGCTCATTACTTAAAAGAAGTACTCTCCCTTTAG
- a CDS encoding YajQ family cyclic di-GMP-binding protein yields MAKDSSFDIVSKIEFPEVTNAINIAMKEIATRYDFKGSKSNISLEKEELVLVSDDEYKLEQLKDVLISKLIKRNVPIKNISYKKVENASGGTVRQRAELVSGIDKDNAKKINSIIKDKGLKVKSQIQDDQIRVTGKSRDDLQQVIAAIREADLSIDVQFINYR; encoded by the coding sequence ATGGCGAAAGATAGTTCATTTGATATTGTATCAAAGATTGAGTTTCCAGAAGTAACGAATGCGATTAATATTGCAATGAAAGAAATTGCGACAAGATATGACTTTAAGGGGAGCAAAAGCAACATCTCTCTAGAGAAAGAAGAGCTCGTTCTCGTTTCTGACGATGAATATAAGCTTGAGCAATTAAAGGATGTTCTTATTTCCAAACTCATTAAACGTAATGTTCCAATTAAAAATATTTCGTATAAAAAAGTTGAGAATGCTTCAGGCGGGACTGTTCGTCAAAGAGCTGAACTTGTTTCAGGCATTGACAAAGATAATGCTAAAAAGATAAATAGCATTATTAAAGACAAGGGCTTAAAAGTAAAATCCCAAATCCAGGATGATCAAATTCGTGTAACAGGCAAAAGTCGTGACGATCTTCAACAAGTTATTGCAGCCATTAGAGAAGCCGACTTATCAATCGATGTGCAATTCATTAATTATCGATAA
- the argC gene encoding N-acetyl-gamma-glutamyl-phosphate reductase — translation MKVGIIGATGYGGVELYRILSNHPHVEECILYSSSEMDVPYSNSFPHLHQLSNHILRDINVEEIKNDLQFLFLATPPGVSRDLTPKFQGSNVKIIDLSGDLRLKDRLAYEHWYKRPCVSDDVLEKAVYGLSELNKEEIRNADILANPGCFPTATILGLAPVVQNKIIDVQSIIVDAKTGVSGAGRNASQATHYSEVNENTKIYKVHEHQHVPEVEQALHSLNEAVGAITFSTHLIPMTRGIMATIYASVEESYTTEKLLDLYKSFYADSPFVRIREEHVFPSTKEVYGSNFCDIGLKLDERTGRITIVSVIDNLMKGAAGQAVQNFNLMNGYEETTGLYFAPIYP, via the coding sequence GTGAAAGTCGGAATTATCGGAGCCACAGGATATGGTGGAGTCGAATTATATCGTATATTATCCAATCATCCACATGTAGAAGAATGTATACTCTATTCATCTTCAGAAATGGATGTTCCATATAGCAACTCGTTTCCACATCTGCATCAATTAAGTAATCATATATTAAGAGATATCAACGTTGAAGAAATAAAAAATGACTTACAGTTTTTGTTTCTTGCCACACCGCCTGGAGTTTCAAGGGACTTAACACCAAAGTTTCAAGGATCAAATGTGAAAATTATCGATCTATCAGGTGACTTAAGGTTAAAAGACAGATTAGCTTATGAGCATTGGTATAAAAGACCATGTGTATCAGATGATGTATTAGAGAAAGCTGTTTACGGACTATCTGAGCTTAATAAGGAAGAAATCAGAAATGCTGATATTCTTGCAAATCCAGGGTGCTTCCCAACAGCAACGATTTTAGGTTTGGCACCTGTTGTCCAAAACAAAATCATCGATGTGCAATCCATTATTGTAGATGCTAAAACTGGAGTATCCGGTGCAGGACGCAATGCATCACAGGCGACACACTATTCTGAAGTGAATGAAAATACGAAAATATATAAAGTTCATGAACACCAGCATGTGCCGGAAGTTGAGCAGGCTCTTCACTCTTTAAATGAAGCAGTTGGTGCTATTACATTCTCAACTCATTTAATTCCAATGACTCGTGGAATCATGGCAACCATTTATGCAAGTGTTGAAGAATCATATACAACAGAAAAATTACTAGATTTATATAAAAGCTTTTATGCTGACTCTCCTTTTGTACGAATCCGTGAGGAACATGTATTTCCTTCAACAAAAGAAGTGTACGGATCAAACTTCTGTGACATCGGGCTAAAGCTTGATGAACGGACAGGAAGAATCACGATTGTTTCGGTAATTGACAACTTAATGAAAGGTGCAGCAGGTCAAGCGGTCCAAAACTTTAACCTAATGAACGGATATGAGGAAACAACCGGCTTGTATTTCGCACCTATTTATCCATAA
- a CDS encoding prolyl oligopeptidase family serine peptidase, whose product MIIVEKLHIEGIPTLHVVEESLKETKTPFVMFIHGFTSAKENNLHIAYYLAEKGFRVALPEALYHGERSEQYGTKELAFRFWKIVLNEIEEVNKIKQYFENNELIHPNKIGLAGTSMGGITTLGSLTQYDWIKAAVSLMGSPCYTELLKSQLYTIKQSGTEIPLSNEEIEEQLSLLQPFDLSLQTEKLQLRPLLFWHGERDQVVPFAPTYQFYKDIVPMYEKEPEKLHFIADPIADHKVSREGVLALVEWFERYL is encoded by the coding sequence TTGATTATTGTAGAGAAATTACATATAGAAGGTATTCCGACCTTACACGTTGTGGAAGAGTCGTTAAAAGAGACAAAAACACCTTTCGTGATGTTTATTCACGGTTTTACAAGTGCAAAGGAAAATAATCTCCATATTGCTTATTATTTGGCGGAAAAAGGATTTAGGGTTGCTTTGCCGGAAGCATTGTATCATGGTGAAAGAAGTGAGCAATATGGTACTAAAGAGCTTGCCTTCAGGTTTTGGAAAATTGTTCTAAATGAAATTGAAGAAGTGAATAAAATCAAACAATACTTTGAAAATAATGAATTAATACATCCTAACAAAATTGGACTTGCCGGTACTTCTATGGGCGGGATTACAACTTTAGGTTCTCTGACACAATATGATTGGATTAAAGCAGCTGTTAGTTTAATGGGAAGTCCTTGTTATACTGAGCTTCTAAAAAGTCAGCTTTACACAATAAAGCAAAGCGGTACAGAAATTCCGCTTTCTAATGAAGAAATTGAAGAGCAGCTTTCCTTACTGCAGCCCTTTGATTTAAGCCTTCAAACAGAGAAACTTCAACTTCGTCCATTACTCTTTTGGCATGGTGAGCGTGATCAAGTTGTCCCATTTGCTCCAACCTATCAATTTTATAAAGATATTGTTCCGATGTATGAAAAAGAACCAGAGAAACTCCACTTTATAGCCGATCCAATAGCAGATCATAAAGTATCAAGAGAAGGTGTCTTGGCATTGGTGGAATGGTTTGAGAGGTATTTGTAA
- a CDS encoding DUF3813 domain-containing protein: protein MTNQLFQQAREAVAYANSVATGSQQGDKYEAVLKAKNALSSAYANCTDAERAQLREFQQAIDSI from the coding sequence ATGACAAATCAATTATTCCAACAAGCACGTGAAGCTGTCGCATATGCCAATTCAGTTGCCACAGGCTCTCAGCAAGGTGATAAATATGAAGCTGTCTTAAAAGCAAAAAATGCCTTGTCCTCAGCTTATGCAAATTGCACCGATGCTGAAAGAGCTCAATTAAGAGAGTTTCAACAAGCGATTGACTCCATTTAA
- a CDS encoding DUF3941 domain-containing protein: MPHTSDNDKKAQDNNAKRHEKNMMREKNRQKGERQYSKETDHK; the protein is encoded by the coding sequence ATGCCACATACTAGTGATAATGATAAAAAAGCACAAGACAACAACGCGAAACGTCATGAGAAAAACATGATGCGTGAAAAAAACCGCCAAAAAGGTGAAAGACAATATTCTAAAGAAACAGACCATAAATAA
- a CDS encoding CvfB family protein, translating into MIPGTFATLTIDEKVDYGYFLTDGRERVLLHNNEVLGEVEEGDKIEVFFGVDAQDRLYATMKKPYITEDTYGWVEVVDIVEDMGAFVDIGLSKDGLVAKDHLPFLREVWPNVGDKLYCTLKVSGNGRFFVRLATEEIVEPLMKEADRSLFNKEVKGTVYRMIVAGSFILTEEGYKGFIHSSQREVEPRLGETVTGRVIDVKEDGTINVSLLPRKHEAQSGDAEKIYAYMQQRNGSMPYTDKSDPEDIKERFNLSKGAFKRALGHLMKNGRVYQKDGWTYFKEEDNNE; encoded by the coding sequence ATGATCCCAGGTACGTTTGCAACATTAACAATAGATGAAAAGGTAGATTACGGTTACTTTCTAACAGATGGAAGAGAACGAGTGCTTTTACATAATAATGAAGTGCTAGGAGAAGTAGAAGAAGGCGATAAGATTGAGGTCTTTTTTGGCGTTGATGCACAAGATCGACTATATGCCACAATGAAAAAACCATATATTACAGAAGATACCTATGGTTGGGTTGAGGTTGTCGATATTGTAGAAGACATGGGAGCATTCGTGGATATCGGGTTAAGTAAAGACGGTCTTGTTGCGAAAGATCATCTTCCATTTTTAAGAGAGGTTTGGCCAAATGTAGGGGACAAGCTATATTGTACATTAAAGGTTTCAGGCAATGGCCGATTTTTTGTTCGGTTAGCAACAGAAGAAATCGTTGAACCGTTGATGAAGGAAGCAGACCGCTCGTTATTTAATAAAGAGGTAAAAGGAACAGTTTACCGAATGATTGTGGCTGGTTCATTTATTTTAACAGAAGAAGGATATAAAGGGTTTATTCATTCATCTCAGCGTGAAGTTGAACCAAGATTGGGTGAAACGGTGACAGGAAGAGTGATTGATGTAAAAGAGGATGGAACAATTAATGTTTCGCTCCTTCCTCGTAAGCATGAAGCACAAAGCGGTGATGCTGAAAAAATTTATGCCTACATGCAACAAAGAAATGGTTCAATGCCTTACACTGACAAAAGTGATCCAGAGGATATAAAAGAGAGATTTAATTTGAGCAAAGGTGCCTTTAAACGAGCACTAGGGCATTTGATGAAAAATGGTCGTGTGTATCAAAAGGATGGCTGGACGTACTTTAAAGAAGAGGATAACAACGAATAA
- a CDS encoding DegV family protein → MNVHILADSASDLPIEFFEENSVSFLPLSVEIDGKQLEDQKEIKPKEIYDAMREGTVVKTSQISPSLFKDVFTDLAKKGTPSLYVCFSSELSGTYQTAMMIRNEVLEEFPEFELSIIDSKCASLGCGLAVKYAVDLAKGGQPLSKIEAAVRNYCKKIEHIFTVDNLEYLARGGRISKASAFVGGLLNIKPLLHVEDGKLVPLEKIRGRKKVFRRIIELMKERGVNLENQTIAVSHGDDEEAANEMKALIQEAFSPKEVYVNLVGAVIGAHSGPGTLAIFFLNDEV, encoded by the coding sequence ATGAATGTTCACATTTTAGCTGATAGTGCTTCAGATTTACCAATTGAGTTTTTCGAAGAAAACTCCGTTTCGTTTCTCCCTTTAAGCGTTGAAATTGATGGAAAACAACTCGAGGACCAAAAAGAAATTAAACCGAAAGAAATCTATGATGCCATGCGAGAAGGAACAGTGGTAAAAACTTCTCAAATATCACCTTCTTTATTTAAAGATGTATTTACTGATCTGGCCAAAAAGGGAACCCCTAGTTTATATGTATGTTTTTCATCAGAGCTCTCAGGGACATACCAAACAGCCATGATGATTCGAAATGAAGTACTGGAAGAATTCCCGGAGTTTGAGTTATCTATTATCGACTCTAAATGTGCTTCACTAGGTTGTGGCTTAGCTGTTAAATACGCAGTTGATCTTGCCAAAGGCGGACAACCTCTCTCTAAAATAGAAGCTGCGGTAAGAAATTACTGCAAAAAGATTGAACATATTTTTACTGTTGATAACTTAGAATACTTAGCACGTGGCGGCAGAATCAGCAAAGCATCTGCGTTTGTTGGCGGGTTATTAAATATAAAGCCTCTCCTTCATGTTGAAGACGGAAAGCTCGTGCCCCTTGAAAAAATAAGAGGCCGTAAAAAAGTGTTCAGACGAATTATTGAATTGATGAAGGAACGCGGTGTGAATCTTGAAAATCAAACAATCGCCGTAAGCCATGGTGATGATGAGGAAGCTGCCAATGAGATGAAAGCGTTAATACAAGAGGCCTTTTCACCGAAAGAGGTTTATGTGAATCTTGTCGGGGCAGTTATTGGGGCTCATTCCGGACCGGGAACACTCGCGATTTTCTTTTTAAATGATGAGGTATAA